The following are encoded together in the Desulfococcus multivorans genome:
- the rsmD gene encoding 16S rRNA (guanine(966)-N(2))-methyltransferase RsmD has product MRIISGRLRGRKLLPIRGNAVRPTSDRVREAIFNIIGRNIAEARVLDLFAGTGAMGIEALSRDARSAIFIDNRKASVAAVRKNLEHLGLTERSRVVLWDIDRNLNCLTPHEPDIHLVFMDPPYHKNLIGPALFHLRQRRILAPGALVVVEHAASEPLPEQLSGYDLSDQRKYGKTLVSFLNYAMNAPNKS; this is encoded by the coding sequence TTGAGAATTATCAGCGGCCGTTTGCGGGGTCGAAAGCTTCTGCCTATCCGGGGTAACGCCGTTCGCCCGACTTCGGATCGAGTGCGGGAGGCGATTTTCAACATTATCGGCAGGAATATTGCGGAGGCTCGGGTACTCGATCTTTTCGCCGGCACCGGCGCCATGGGAATCGAGGCCCTCAGCCGGGACGCTCGGTCGGCAATTTTCATCGACAACCGAAAAGCCTCGGTCGCCGCTGTACGGAAAAATCTTGAACACCTGGGCCTCACGGAACGCTCCCGGGTGGTCCTGTGGGACATTGATAGAAACCTAAACTGTCTCACCCCTCATGAACCGGATATTCATCTTGTTTTCATGGATCCCCCCTACCACAAAAATTTGATCGGCCCGGCGCTTTTTCATTTGCGGCAGCGCCGAATTCTCGCACCCGGAGCGCTGGTGGTCGTCGAGCACGCCGCAAGCGAACCTCTGCCTGAACAGTTGTCGGGATATGATCTGTCAGATCAGAGAAAATACGGAAAGACCTTGGTGTCCTTTTTAAATTATGCTATGAACGCACCAAATAAATCATGA
- the coaD gene encoding pantetheine-phosphate adenylyltransferase: MPKIAIYPGSFDPVTNGHLDIIHRGLEIFDRIIVTILCNPAKKSLFTVEERVEMLKESLAGQTSVEVDVFHGLLVDYARQREADAILRGMRAVSDFEYEFQMALMNRKLNRDIQTVFMMTGLRWIFTSSTIIKEAAKFGGDIEDMVPPLVNRKLKEKNGFLHTP, encoded by the coding sequence ATGCCTAAAATCGCCATCTATCCCGGATCCTTCGATCCCGTCACCAACGGTCATCTCGACATCATTCATCGCGGACTCGAAATCTTCGACCGAATCATCGTAACCATCCTGTGCAACCCGGCAAAAAAAAGCCTGTTTACGGTGGAGGAGCGGGTGGAGATGCTGAAGGAAAGCCTGGCGGGTCAGACCAGCGTCGAGGTGGATGTTTTCCACGGCCTCCTGGTGGACTATGCACGCCAACGGGAGGCGGATGCGATTCTGAGGGGCATGCGAGCCGTATCGGATTTCGAATATGAATTTCAGATGGCCCTGATGAATCGAAAACTGAACCGGGATATCCAGACGGTTTTTATGATGACGGGTCTCCGGTGGATCTTTACCAGCTCGACCATCATCAAGGAGGCCGCCAAATTCGGCGGAGACATCGAAGATATGGTGCCCCCTTTGGTTAACCGGAAGCTGAAGGAAAAAAACGGGTTTCTCCACACCCCCTGA
- a CDS encoding selenium metabolism-associated LysR family transcriptional regulator: MDLWQLNIFCKVIESESFSKAGNIVHLSQPTISSHIKDLEAHFECRLIDRLAKKAIPTKAGELLYEYARKLIALKEEAEAAMAAFHGNLKGRLVIGGSTIPGVYILPRMVGLFVETYPDVTTAIRIGDTEEIVADVAAGLLEVGVVGARTGLKQIHQEPLLADELCLIVPVDHPWAKRGEITLSMLKTAPFIIREAGSGTLKSIEKHLSQVSMSVAQLNIVAEMGSTAAVIQGIKGRIGISILSRIAVAEELAGGILAVVAVRGLSLKRHFYLTSHRRKTLSPLSLAFIEFLKGRITLWPDLSVD, translated from the coding sequence ATGGATCTCTGGCAGCTCAACATCTTTTGCAAGGTCATCGAATCCGAAAGCTTTTCAAAAGCCGGAAACATCGTTCATCTCTCCCAACCGACGATCAGCAGTCATATCAAAGATCTCGAAGCCCATTTCGAGTGCCGTCTGATCGATCGCCTGGCCAAAAAGGCGATCCCCACGAAGGCAGGGGAACTGCTGTATGAATACGCCAGAAAACTGATCGCCCTGAAGGAGGAGGCCGAGGCGGCCATGGCGGCGTTCCACGGCAACCTGAAAGGACGCCTGGTCATCGGAGGCTCCACCATTCCCGGCGTTTATATTCTCCCTCGAATGGTGGGTCTTTTCGTCGAAACCTATCCGGATGTCACCACCGCCATCCGCATCGGGGATACGGAAGAGATCGTCGCAGATGTTGCCGCAGGTCTTCTGGAGGTCGGTGTCGTGGGCGCCAGGACCGGTCTGAAGCAGATTCATCAGGAACCGCTTCTGGCGGACGAGCTCTGCCTCATCGTTCCGGTGGATCACCCGTGGGCCAAAAGGGGAGAGATCACGCTGTCCATGCTCAAGACAGCGCCGTTTATCATCAGAGAGGCTGGATCGGGCACACTGAAATCCATCGAGAAGCATCTGAGTCAGGTGTCGATGAGCGTCGCCCAACTCAACATCGTCGCCGAGATGGGCAGCACCGCGGCCGTTATACAGGGCATCAAAGGACGAATAGGCATATCAATCCTCTCAAGGATTGCGGTAGCCGAGGAGTTGGCTGGGGGAATCCTGGCCGTCGTCGCTGTAAGAGGCCTCTCTCTGAAACGTCATTTTTACCTGACCAGTCATCGCCGAAAGACCCTCTCTCCCCTGTCTCTGGCGTTCATCGAATTCCTGAAAGGGCGAATCACCCTTTGGCCCGATCTATCCGTCGATTGA
- a CDS encoding DUF368 domain-containing protein, producing MHSFILLYLKGLAMGAADAVPGVSGGTVAFISGIYEELILAIRSFDGRALKFLRQRDLRGFWHHIHGTFLAVLLTGIGTSLFIFSRFVLYWLEDFPVLVWAFFFGLIIASILMVARKINSRNPMILGFGLGGVILGYAVTVAVPAETPETLSFVFLSGMIAVCAMILPGISGSFILVLLSKYEYIFTAIRDFNLVIIAVFGSGCVVGILSFSHFLSWTLRRYYAPTIAMLTGLMVGSLNKVWPWKVVVETVVSSEGEVRSVVEKNILPTAYLDATGASPYLTEALLLAVAGFSLVYVIEKLSLRPPLTAVINRRIDRAKG from the coding sequence ATGCATTCATTTATTCTATTGTATCTCAAGGGGCTTGCCATGGGAGCCGCGGATGCGGTTCCCGGGGTTTCAGGTGGGACGGTCGCTTTCATTTCAGGCATTTACGAGGAACTGATCCTGGCGATTCGATCCTTTGACGGTCGGGCATTGAAATTTCTCCGGCAGAGAGATCTTCGAGGCTTCTGGCACCATATTCACGGGACGTTTTTAGCCGTACTTCTGACGGGAATCGGGACATCGCTTTTCATCTTTTCCCGTTTTGTTCTCTACTGGCTTGAAGATTTTCCCGTGTTGGTCTGGGCATTTTTTTTTGGGTTGATCATCGCCTCCATTCTGATGGTGGCGCGAAAAATCAATAGCCGGAACCCGATGATTCTGGGGTTCGGTCTGGGAGGGGTGATTCTGGGGTATGCCGTTACGGTCGCCGTTCCCGCTGAAACCCCTGAAACCCTGAGTTTTGTCTTTCTTTCCGGTATGATCGCCGTGTGTGCCATGATCCTGCCGGGAATCTCCGGAAGCTTCATTCTGGTGCTGTTGTCGAAATATGAGTATATATTCACCGCGATCCGGGATTTCAATCTCGTGATCATCGCCGTTTTCGGATCGGGTTGCGTCGTCGGGATTCTCTCGTTCTCCCATTTTTTAAGCTGGACTCTCCGGCGCTATTACGCACCGACCATCGCTATGCTAACGGGGCTTATGGTGGGATCCCTCAACAAGGTATGGCCCTGGAAGGTTGTTGTCGAAACTGTTGTGTCCTCGGAAGGAGAGGTGAGATCAGTGGTGGAAAAAAACATTCTTCCCACGGCTTACCTCGATGCAACCGGTGCATCCCCTTACCTGACGGAAGCGTTGCTGCTTGCCGTCGCCGGCTTCTCTCTGGTCTATGTTATCGAGAAGCTCTCCTTGCGGCCACCCTTGACTGCGGTCATCAATCGACGGATAGATCGGGCCAAAGGGTGA